In Flavobacterium piscisymbiosum, the sequence AAAGCGAACTTAAAAACAAGCCATATTCCGGTTATTTTGCTGACATCGAGAACTTCATTAGTGTATAAATTTGAAGGTTTAGAAAGTGGCGCCGATGATTATATCAGCAAACCTTTCAATTTAATTGAATTTAAACTTAGAGTTAAAAACCTGCTGAATTCGACTGAACGACTGAAAAACAAATTCTCGAGTGATGATAATTTTATTCCGTCGGAAATAACGGTTTCTTCTTTAGATGAAGATCTGTTGAAAAAAGCGTTTAAGATCGTCGAAGAAAACATTTCGAACGAACAATTTGATATTCCGTTTTTCTGTACAGAATTGGGTGTAAGCCGCACGATGTTGTTTCTAAAAATAAAAGCCTGGACGAATTTTACGCCAAACGAATTCATTCATGAAATACGATTAAAACGCGCCGCTCAATTATTGGAACAAAACAAATTAAACGTTTCCGAAATTAGCTATAAAGTAGGCTTCAACAATCCAAAATACTTTAGTAAATGTTTCCAGAAAAAGTATGGGGAAACGCCAACTCAGTTTGCTGACAAGTTTTTTAAATCTTCAGAAGTTTTTTAGGGAATTCATTGTTTTTAAAGGGTTAAAAAAGGGTATCTGTATTTTTAGATACCCTTTTTTGTATTTCTATATCGTTTTCGGCCACTACATTTGTCATTATGAAAATCAGAAAAACAACATTCATAGTATTGCAAATTCTATTTGTGATAATCATAATCGGAATGAGTTTGTTGATTTTCTACTTTATCTAACATTAACCTAAAAAACCAAAATGAATGTTCACAAACCAAAATTTCAAATCGCTTAAATGGTGTTTGCTGGTAGCTTTTTTACTGGTGAATGTTGTTATGAATGCACAGGAAAGAAAAGTCACCGGAAAAGTTACTTCAAGCGAAGACTTACTTGGGCTCCCTGGTGCTAATGTATATGTAAAAGGTTCTTCGGTTGGAGGATCTGCAGACATGGATGGAAACTACAGTGTTTTCGTTTCGGAGAAAAATGCGGTATTAGTTTTTAATTATGTGGGATATCAAACTGTTGAAGTTCCTGTGGGAAATAAAACGGTCATCAATATCAGTTTAAAACCAGATACTAAAAATCTTGATGAAGTTATTGTGGTAGGTTACGGAACCCGTAAAAAGAGCGACATTACAGGATCAGTTTCTTCTGTAACGGCAAAAGAACTGACTGCCTACCCTACTCTAAATGCTGAACAGGCTTTGCAAGGTCGTGCAGCAGGGGTTTCGGTACAATCTAATAATGGTGGTGAGCCAGGCGCTCCCGTAAAAATCAGGGTTCGTGGAGGAACATCTATCAATGCAAGTGGAGACGCTCTTATTGTTGTCGATGGTTTTGCAGGAGTTTCAATGCCCGCACCTCAGGATATTGCTTCTATTGAGGTTCTTAAAGATGCATCGGCTACAGCCATATACGGATCCAGAGGTTCAAACGGGGTTATCATGGTTACGACCAAAAAAGGTAAACCAGGAAAACCGGTAATCGAATTCAGTAATTCAACATCGGTGCAATCTGTCAACAATAAATTAGATTTATTAGATGGGCCGCAATTTGTAGCCTATAGAAAAAGTTTTACCACGCATACAGATGGCGGTGCAAATACAGACTGGCAGGATGTAATTTACCGTGAAGGAATGATTTCGAACACCTCATTATCTTTTTCAGGAGGTTCTGATAAAATCAGGTATTATGTTTCAGGAAACTATTTCAACCAAAATGGAGTCGTAATTAATTCAGGAATCGACAAATACACGATTGTAAGTAATGTTGAAGCAGATTTAACCGACAAGTTTAAAGTGGGTTTGAATATGTTTCAGAGCAAACAAAACAAAGACGGAATTATTAGCCAGACTGGCGCTGGAGGAACTGGTGCAGCGGGTGTAATTGCAGCGGCGTACAGATTTATGCCGGATAAAGGAATTTATAATACCGACGGAACTTATACAACAACGGCTCCAATTGGGGACGATATTGATAATCCGTATGCAACGGCAATGGATAATATTCTGGAGACACTTTCGACTGTAAACAGAAGTAACTTTTTTGCTTCATACCAAATTACCAAAGATTTAAACTTTAAAACTACTTTAGGTTTAACCGATAATAATTCGCAAACCGGACGATATATTCCCTCAACTTTGATTGCAGGAAAAAATGTAAAAGGAGAAGCTTCTATAAACAATACCAAGTTTTCTTCTTTCCTTACAGAGAATTATTTAACGTTTAAACGTGAGATTATTGACAAAGGAATCCTGACGGTTCTTGGAGGATATTCGTATCAAAAAAATAAAAATGACCGTGCTTATGCCGCATCAAGAGGATTTTTAACGAATTCTAACTCTTACCATAATTTAGGTGCAGGAACGGTGTATTTAAAACCGGAATCAAGTTTGTCTGAAACAGAATTAATATCGGCTTTCGGGAGGTTGAATTTTGATTATGATGATAAATATTTATTCACCTTTACAGCACGTCGTGACGGTTCTTCAAGCTTTAGTGAAAACTACAAATACGGGACTTTTCCTTCTGGAGCAATTGGATTGAATGTTAGTAAAGAAAATTTCTTAAAAGACAGTAAAACAGTTTCTAATCTTAAATTAAGAGCAAGTTATGGTGCAACAGGAAACCCGTCTATCGATGCCTACTCTACACTTTCTAAATTTTCTGAAGTGTATGATGTAAGTGGTGACGTGATTGTAAATGCGGTTCAGCTTACGGCAATCAATAATCCCAATTTAAAATGGGAAACATCTTATCAACAAGATTACGGAATTGATTTGGGTTTATTTGATAACAGAATCAGCGTTACAGCCGATTATTATAAAACAATTACCAAAGATTTATTGTTCAACAGACCTTTACCTGGTATTTCAGGAATTGCTTCTCAGCTTCAAAATGTGGGAGAATTGGAAAACAAAGGTTGGGAATTGGGCATTAATACAAAAAACTTTATTGGAGCAGATTTTACATGGTCAACCAATTTTAATATTTCTTCGAACAAAAATAAAATCCTGAAACTGGCTGACAACAAAGATCTTTTAATCAACTCTGCGCCTGGGCATTTTCTTGCAACAGAATCTCAGATTTTAAGAGTTGGTCAACCTGTTGGTTCCTTCTTTGGGTTTGTGTATGATGGCGTAATTCAGCAAGGAGAAGCGGTTCTTCCCGGGAATTTTGAAACTATTGCCGGTGGAGAAAAATTCAAAGATGTAAATGGTGACGGAAAACTGGATTCTAATGATAAAACGATTATCGGAAACCCAAATCCTGATTTCATTTTTGGATTCAATAATGATTTCACGTATAAAAATATTGATTTAAATATCTTTTTTCAGGGTTCAGAGGGCAATCAGATTTTAAATTATACTTTGATGGAACTGGCTTCTGGAAATAATAATGCCACTACAGAAGTTTTGGATGCCTGGACTCCAACAAACACCGATACCAATGTGCCAGTAAATGCGGCAAGAACGAAAAGAATTACTTCAAGATTTGTTTATGATGCAAGTTATATTCGTTTAAAAAACGTTTCTATAGGTTATAGTTTAGATGACAATGTGGTTTCAAAAATTGGATTAAGCAAAGTTCGTTTCTACATCAGTGCACAAAACTTATGGACTATTACCAAATATCCCGGTTCTGATCCTGAGGTAAATTACCTGAATGATAACAATTCAAGAAGTAATACCAATTTAGGATTGGATTACGGAAGTTACCCGAATGTAAGAACTTTCACTTTTGGTTTTAATTTAAAATTCTAGTTAAAAAAATAGTATTAAACACATAGTTATACGCAAAATGCTATGATTATTGATGCAAGTGAAACGCCTTATTTAGCGTTCCAAAAAGCTATGTCTCTATGTGTTAAATTATACACCCAATACCTAAAAAATAGTATTATGAAAAAATATATAGCTTTTCTTTTCTTGGGAATATTCGCTTTTGGATGTTCAGATCTGGAAGAACATCCTGTAGGAACTATACGTCCTGAGAACTTCTTTAATAATACAGATGATCTGCAAGCTGCTGTAAACGGAGCTTTTGCCAACATTGCACACAATAATTATTGGGGGAGAGAATTTACCATCGCCCTAATGTTGCGTGATGATATGGCCGATATTGGCGACAGAACCACTCAGGCGGCACGTATCGATGTAAATGATATGAACATGAATGACACTAACGCACTTGTAGCCAACTTTTGGCCACAATCGTATATCATTATCGCAGCAGCAAATCAAGCGATTGCAGGTGCTAAAAAAACTCCGGGAGATCCGGCAAAAGTAAACGCAATTGTAGCGCAGGCTTATTTTGCAAGAGCTTTTACTTACTACCATTTGGTGCGCATTTTTGGCGATGTTCCTTATATTGATTTTCCTGTAAATGAGATTTCTCAGGTTGATAAATTAAGCAGAACAAAAGAGGCTGAAATTTATCCAAAAATCATCGCCGATCTTGAATTTGCAAAACAATGGCTGGAAGACAAACCAAAAGTAAAAGCCGTTCCCGGAAAAGGTACCGCTGCAGGATATTTGGCATCAGTTTATCTGACTTTAGGAAATTACCAAAAAGCTTACGACGAATCTAAATATGTAATTACCAACGAAGCAAAATTTGGTTTAGGTTTAGATGCTGATTTTCAGGATTTATTCAACGCTACAAAAGCAGCAGCTCTAAAAGAACCTTTATTTACAATTGACTTTAATAATTTAGTTTCAGGAAACTACGGTCAGGATTATACGGCATTTTTTACAGGATCATTAAAAGATGACAGTTATAGTTACGGACAAGGATTCTCGGTAGCGGTTCCGTCGCTAAAAGTATTTAATACCTGGGATCAAAGAGATTACAGACGAGCGGTAAGTTTTGATACGATTATCAGAAAGAAAACAGGTCCCGGGGGTGCGTTACAAATTTACCCTTCGAGCGATAACGAAAAAGCGCCACGTCCGCATATTGCAAAATATTACCGTTTTCCTGGAAAAGCCGGTGCCAACGGAAGGACTTCTCAGCACAATTATATCACGATGCGTTTTGCCGAAGTATTGCTAACAGCTGCCGAAGCCTTAAACGAAATTACTCCGGGAACTACAGAAGCTGATGGTTATGTCAACAGAGTACGCGCCAGAGCCAGAAACAAAGCCGGAAAACTGGTTTCTTTTCCTGCGAATGTTACACCGGGATTATCTCAGGCCGATTTTAGAAAAATGGTTATTGAGGAAAGAAGATTAGAATTCGCTTTTGAATACATCAGATGGTACGACATCAAAAGGTTGAAAAATGGCCCGGAAGTTTTTGGCCCAAGTGGTTTAGAGCCTCACGCCAATTTTAATCCGGCAAAAGATTATTTATTCCCATTACCGGGAACCGAGTTAGCAATTAATCCTAATTTAAAACCGAATAATCCTGGTTACTAAAGCATAAGAATGAAAATTAAAAATTTAGAATTAAAAATTAAAAATCTTTGGAATTACAATTATCCTGAGTTTAGTTTTTCATACCCATTTTAAACAAAACTATAACCAATTTTTAATTTTTAATTCTCCATTTTTAATTAAATAAACAATAATAAGTATGAGTAAAGTTAGTAATTTTGCTTTAATCCTGGGGTTTGCATTGCTGGTAACAGCGTGCAAATCAGGGATTAATTCTACAACAAAAAACACCTCTGCAGCAGCAGAAAATCTTCTGGAAACCCGATATAAAATGTTACTCGCTTATCCGGTTGATTCGATGTCGATGCCAAGAAGTATGAACATCAAAACCAATGAGATTAAAAAAGTTCCCTCAAGAGACTGGACAAGCGGATTCTTTGCCGGAAATCTTTGGCAATTGTACCGATTGACAGGAAACTCAGAATATAAAAAACAAGCCGAAAAATGGACGCCTTTCAGCAAAAAAGAAAGCGTAAACAGAAATTCTCATGACGTAGGTTTCAAAGTATATTGTGCTTACGGAGAAGCTTTAAAAGTAGAAAACAAACAAGAATACAAAGACGTCATTATCAAAGGAGCAGAAACTTTATGTACTCGTTTTGATGCAAAAGTTGGCGCCATCCGTTCTTGGGATTTCAATAAGGAAATTTGGGATTATCCTGTAATTATCGATAACATGATGAATCTCGAATTGCTTTTTGAAGCCACAAAACTATCCGGCAACAAAAAGTATCAGAATATTGCGATTCAGCATGCCAATACAACGCTCAAAAACCAATTTAGAGACGATAATAGCTGCTATCATGTTATTGATTACAATCCAACAACAGGAGCCGTTAGAAAGAAAACCACACTTCAGGGATATAATGATGATTCGGTTTGGGCACGCGGGCAAGGCTGGGCGGTTTACGGATTTACCATGTCGTACCGATATACCAAAGATCCTGCATACCTAAAACAAGCTGAAGCAGCGGCAAAGTTTTTTATGACAGATAAAAACCTGCCGGAAGACGGAATTCCGTATTGGGATTTTAGAGATCCTGCTATTCCAAATTCAGCGCGTGATGTTTCTGCTGCAACCGTTATGGCTTCTGCTTTGTATGAGTTATACGACTATACTAAAAATAAAACTTATTTGGCTTTCGCCGATAAAATAATCGCGAGTTTACAATCGGATAAATACATTTTAGATCCAAAAATAAACGCGCCTTTTATATTCGACCACAGTACCGGAAACTGGCCAAAACACGACGAAATCGACGAACCAATAATCTATGCCGACTATTATTTTCTGGAAGCATTGTTGAGGAAAAAGTAAGAAAGATAGAAAGGTTCTGAGGGACTGAGGTTCTAAGATTTTAAAGGCAGAAAAGCTTTAAAACTTTGTCCCTCTCAACCTTTTTTTGCTCAGAACCTCAGTCCCTCAGAACCTTAGAACCTAAAAAAAAAAGCTTTACAATCTATGAATACGTCACCGTACCAAAATAATACATTTTATACTTTTGCACTTTTTGTTTTTTTTCAGATTTGTCTGAGCAGCAGTTTTGCTCAGACAAAAATGAATATCAATGAAAATTGGCAATATCTGGAAAATCACACTCCAAGTCTTAGCGAAGCACAAAAAGCCACTAATTGGATTCCATTAAACTTACCGCATACCTGGAATGCCGAAGACGCAACCGATCTTAATCCGGGTTATAGACGCGATGCAAGCTGGTATCAAAAAAAGCTGAACATTGACTCTATCGATAAAGATCAGCTTTATTATTTATATTTTGAAGGATCGAATGTAACCACAAAAGTATATGTAAACGGTAAAGAAGCAGGAGGCCATATTGGCGGATATATTGGTTTTACTATTGATATCACTCATTTTATCAAGCAAGGAAACAACGAAATCTTTGTTCGTGTCGATAACAGTTATGATATTGAAATTATCCCGTCGCAAAAAAGTGATTTCTATATTTATGGCGGAATAACGCGCGATGTCTGGTTATTGTCTAAATACAAAAATCATATCGAAAATTTAAAAATTACAACTCCTGAGGTTTCGGCAAAAAAAGCTTCTTTAAATATTGTGGCTTCAACTTTAAATTCTGAAAATTCAAAAGATTTATCATTAACGGTAATTCTTAAAAATCCGAAAGGGAAAAAGATTGCGAGTAAAACGATTCCGGTTTTAGATAAAACAACCACTATTAAATTCGAGAATCTTAAAAATCCTGAATTATGGGATACGGAGAAACCTAATTTATATAAAGTGACTGCTTTTTTATCAGAGAAAAATCAAATCAAAGACAGCGTAAACGAAAAAGTGGGTTTCAGATGGTTTGAGTTTAAAGACCACGGTCCTTTTTACCTTAACGGAAAACGATTACTCATTCGCGGTACACATCGTCATGAGGAACAAGCGGGAGTTGGCGCTGCGATGAGCAACGAACAACATCGTGCTGATATGGAATCGATTAAAAAAATGGGTGCTAATTTTGTTCGTTTGGCGCATTATCCTCAAGATCCTGAAATTTACAAGGCCTGCGATGAACTGGGTTTATTAGTTTGGGATGAATTGCCTTGGTGCCGTGGCGGAATTGGCGGTGAACTTTGGCAAACGAATACCAAAAATATGCTGGCCGAAATCATCAATCAAAATTACAATCACCCGAGTATCATTATCTGGTCGTTGGGTAACGAAATGAATTGGCTTCCTGATTTTCCTGACGGAGATAACACAGAAAGAACCAATGTGTTTTTAACGGAACTAAACGACATCGCACATAAAATGGATCCAACTCGAAAAACCGCGATTAGAAAGTATTATGAAGGTTCGAAAATTGTTGATGTCTTCTCCCCTTCGATCTGGTCGGGATGGTATTCCGGAAGTTATAAAAATTACCAGAAAGCAATTGATGTTTACAAAAAAGAATACAAGCATTTTATTCACGCCGAATATGGCGGAGACAGTCACGTAGGCCGTCATAGCGAAAATCCAATAACGGGAGAAAATATTATAAAATCTGATGGTTGGGAAGAAGCAATTGTACAAACCAAAGTGGCCAATATTGCCCAAATTGGCGATTGGAGCGAGAATTATATCGTTGATTTATTCGACTGGCACTTGCATATATCTGAGAATGATCCAATGTTTGTGGGTAATATTCAGTGGGCATTTAAGGATTTTGCAACGCCATTGCGCCCGGAAGATGATATTCCGTACATGAATCAAAAAGGACTTGTCGATCGTAACGGAAATCCAAAAGATGCTTATTATGTTTTTAAAAGTTATTGGAGCACTGAGCCTTTTACCTACATCGAATCGCATACCTGGACAGAACGTCAAGGTCCCGAAAATACACCAAGAACGTTGAGTGTTTTTAGTAATTGCGAAAAGGTTACTTTATTTCATCAGGGGAAATCATTGGGACAAAAACAAAGAAACCTTTCGCTTTATCCCGCAAATGGCTTAACTTGGGATGTGAATTTCTTTAAAGATGAAAATATTTTAATCGCAGTTGGAGAAACAAAAGACGGGAAAAAAGTTTCGGATACGATCAAAGTAAATTATCGTTTTAATAAAAATGATACAGCAACTTCTTTACAATTGTCATCAGAGAAATTAAAAAACGGCAATTATTTGGTAACGGCAATTGCAATTGACAACAACTATTTACGTTGTTTAGATTATGAGGAAAGCGTTTATTTTCAATGTTTAAAAGGTGGAAAAACCATGAAAAGCCAGGGAACTCCAACCGGAAGTGAATCTATAAAAATGGCTAATGGAAAGGCTTCGATAGAAGTGGTTCCTGATGGAGCTGGGATTCCTATAGAAATGACAGCTTTGAATCAGAGTTTTAAAGGGGAATATTTGAAGATTGCGAATTAATTAGCTGAACGGTTTAACCGCAAAGTTCGCAAGGGTTTATGCAGGGAACGCAAAGTTTTTGTTTCACGCTGAATGAATCTCGCAAAGGCGCAAAGTTTTTTAAAGTTCCGGAGGAATGATTCATTTTGTAGCAACGGATTTTAATCCGTTAGAGAATTTGCAATCGTTTTGTCATCCTGAGGAACGAAGGATCACACTAGAAACTCCGTCTGCAAATTCATCAATCTTTGTCGATTTACGCGTGCGATTCTTCGTTCCTCAGAATGACAAAAATGAGGATAAATGCTTGAGAAAATGAATGCGGAGATCCTTCGTTTAGAAAGACAAGCCAGACTTCGAAGTCAGATGATAAAAAATTTGCGCGCATCTGCTTAATTCTTTTAAAATCTGCGTGAAATAAAAAAATTCCGCGTGAAATAATAAAGATCAACAATTATGAAAAATACAATCTTCTACGGATTTGCTTTAGCAATGACCACTTTTATAACCAATGCACAAGTAACTTTAAATGCTGATGGCCCTAACGGACTTGGCACTTATGAATTAATTACAAAAGCATTGGCGCCTGGAACGCAAAATGGTTCCGTAGAAGCTCCAGATGTTATTCATCCCAACTTTGGAAAGCATATTACGGAAGTTTATGATGATGATTTGAAGAAATATGTTTTTGAATTTAATCTACATGTTACGAACACGCCTCCGGACAATGAACCTGTAAAAGGTAAAACGGACAGGCAGCGTGTCGAAATAAAATCATTCGAACCTTCTCCTGATAATTTAAAAGGAACAACTGGCGAAACGGTGCAATACAAATGGCGTTTTAAAATACCTAAAGGATTTAAGCCTACTAAGGATTTTATCCATATTCATCAGATTAAAGCGGTCAATGGCGATGCGGGCAATCCTTTGTTTACTTTGACTTTAAGAAAAATGACAAACGGTTCTAACCAACTCGAACTCATTTATGTTAAAGACGAAGCTACAAAAATGATAAAATATCAAACAGTAGATATGTCTTTGTTTGAAGGAACCTGGGTTGAAGCAACAGAAACTATTAAAGTGGGCTTAAAAGGAACTTATGCCATAACTATAAAAAAAGTAAGTGACGGAACTACTTTGATGAATTATAGCAATTCAAATATTCAAACGATTCGCGCTGATAATTCTTTCATTAGACCTAAGTGGGGAATGTATCGCAGTTTGAAAGATATTGCTAATATGAAAGATGAAACAATGCGATTCTCGGATTTTAGCATACAAGAATTCACTACTTCATCCGGAAAAGATAAGTAGTTATCCAAAATATAAAATGATCAAAAATAAATATAAGAATGAAAAAACTAATTACCTTATTACTACTAACAACTGCTTTTATCGGGCAGGCACAAAATTTAATCTCGAATGTTCCAAACAGAACCACAACTTCTTTAAACGGGGTTTGGAATTATATTATTGATCCTTATCAAACAGGATTTTACAGCTTTCACCTCGATCAATACGATAAACAGGCAAAACCCTCAAATGGTGCTTTTTTTAATAATTATCATGCTGCAAACAAGCAGGAACTGGTAGAATATGATTTTGACAAATCGGCAAAAATAAATATTCCGGGAGATTGGAATTCGCAGGTTCCGGAACTTAAATATTACGAAGGAAATGTTTGGTTCAAGAAATCATTCGATTATGAATTAAAGGATAAAAAACGTCTTTTTGTTTATTTTGGAGCAATTAATTATAAAGCGGATGTTTATTTAAACGGAAAAAAACTAGGAACTCACGAAGGTGGTTTTACGCCTTTTAATTATGAAGTAACTTCGATTGTAAAACCAAAAGACAATTATTTGGTGGTAAAAGTTGATAATACTCGCCATAAAGAAGATGTGCCGACTGTGAATACCGATTGGTGGAATTATGGCGGAATCACGCGCGATGTTACTTTAATCGAAGAGAATGAATCGTTTATTGAAGATTATAATATTCAGCTTAAAAAAGGAAATGCGGCTTTGATTTCTGGTTTTGTAAAAATCAACAATTTCAATCCGGCACAAAATCAAGTGGCTATTTCGATTCCGGAATTGAAAATTAATTATAAAGGAAAAGTAGGTGCTGACGGAATTGTAAATTTTGAAATTCCTGCTAAGAAAATCTCTTACTGGTCGCCTGAAAATCCAAAATTATATGATGTTGTAATTGATTTTAACGGACAAAAACTAAAAGATAATATTGGTTTTAGAACCATTGAAACTCAGGAAGACAAAATTTTATTAAACGGAAAACAGATCTTCTTGCGCGGAATATCCATTCACGAAGAAAATGCAAAAGGCGGACGTGCCAACTCAGAAGAAGATGCTTTGCGTTTATTAAACTGGGCTCAGGAATTGGGCTGTAACTATGTTCGTCTGGCACATTATCCGCATAATGAAAACATTATCAGACTTGCCGACAAACTAGGATTAATGGTTTGGGAAGAAATTCCGGTTTACTGGACGGTGGAATTCACCAACGAAAAAACATATAAAAATGCCCAAGATCAATTGACAGCGGCTATTACAAGAGATAAAAACAGAGCCAGTATTATTATTTGGTCGATGGCGAATGAAACGCCAATTTCTGATGCAAGAAATACGTTTCTGAAAAATTTGGTGGTACATACAAAATCACTGGACAATACAAGATTAATCAGCGCTGCATTATTGACTCATAATGTAAAAGGCGTTGGAATGATCGATGATGAAATTGGTAAATCGCTTGATATTATTGCTTTCAATCAATATTTGGGTTGGTATGGCGGAAATTTAGAAAACGCTGAAAAAACTTTTTGGGACACACCTTACAACAAACCAGTAATTGTTTCTGAATTTGGAGGAGATGCCAAAGCTGGTTTTCACGGAGAAAAAAACGAACGCTGGACAGAGGAATATCAAGAATACTTATACATTCAGAACCTGAAAATGATCGAAAAAATACCTCATCTTAGCGGTTTAAGTCCGTGGATTCTGGTAGATTTCAGATCTCCAAAAAGATTGCTTCCGGAAATTCAGGACGGTTACAATCGTAAAGGTCTAATTTCGAATGACGGTGAAAAGAAGAAAGCTTTTTATATCATGCAGGATTGGTACGCCAAGAAGAAAAAAGAAAATAAAAATTAAGCACTATTATCAATTCATTAACAAAAAACAAACTGTAATGATATGATTTTTATTCATTATTAACTTACTTTGTAGTTATTCTAAAAATTGTAATTCTATGAAAAAATTAAGTTTAATGGTAGTTACTTTGTTTGCTGCCTTTACAGTTCAAGCTCAGGAAGTAGTAAAATTTGCTCCGCTTGATGCAAGTCCGGTTGATATTTCTTATTTCCCAAACAAGTCAGTTAA encodes:
- a CDS encoding glycoside hydrolase family 2 protein; translated protein: MKKLITLLLLTTAFIGQAQNLISNVPNRTTTSLNGVWNYIIDPYQTGFYSFHLDQYDKQAKPSNGAFFNNYHAANKQELVEYDFDKSAKINIPGDWNSQVPELKYYEGNVWFKKSFDYELKDKKRLFVYFGAINYKADVYLNGKKLGTHEGGFTPFNYEVTSIVKPKDNYLVVKVDNTRHKEDVPTVNTDWWNYGGITRDVTLIEENESFIEDYNIQLKKGNAALISGFVKINNFNPAQNQVAISIPELKINYKGKVGADGIVNFEIPAKKISYWSPENPKLYDVVIDFNGQKLKDNIGFRTIETQEDKILLNGKQIFLRGISIHEENAKGGRANSEEDALRLLNWAQELGCNYVRLAHYPHNENIIRLADKLGLMVWEEIPVYWTVEFTNEKTYKNAQDQLTAAITRDKNRASIIIWSMANETPISDARNTFLKNLVVHTKSLDNTRLISAALLTHNVKGVGMIDDEIGKSLDIIAFNQYLGWYGGNLENAEKTFWDTPYNKPVIVSEFGGDAKAGFHGEKNERWTEEYQEYLYIQNLKMIEKIPHLSGLSPWILVDFRSPKRLLPEIQDGYNRKGLISNDGEKKKAFYIMQDWYAKKKKENKN